A genomic region of Thunnus albacares chromosome 2, fThuAlb1.1, whole genome shotgun sequence contains the following coding sequences:
- the LOC122967023 gene encoding fructose-1,6-bisphosphatase 1-like, with protein sequence MSDRGSFDTNVVTMTRFVMEEGRKAKGTGEMTTLLNSLGTAVKAISSAVRKAGIAHLYGIAGSTNVTGDQVKKLDILSNDLIINMLKSSFTSCVLVSEENDKAIIIEPETRGKYIVCFDPLDGSSNIDCLVSIGTIFAIYRKNTDDEPCEKDALQPGRDLVAAGYALYGSATMMVISTGQGVNCFMLDPAIGEFILVDRDVKIKKRGKIYSLNEGYANQFEPAVTEYLQKKKFPTDGSEPYGARYIGSMVADVHRTLMYGGIFLYPGNVKSPQGKLRLLYEGNPMAFIIEQAGGMASTGLENILDIQPHSIHQRAPVALGSTEDVLEYIAICKKHAKK encoded by the exons ATGTCCGACCGTGGATCCTTCGACACCAACGTGGTCACCATGACCCGCTTCGTTATGGAGGAAGGCAGGAAGGCGAAGGGAACAGGAGAGATGACAACGCTGCTGAACTCGCTGGGCACGGCGGTGAAGGCCATCTCCAGCGCTGTGCGCAAAGCTGGGATCGCCCACCT TTACGGCATTGCCGGCAGCACTAATGTGACAGGTGACCAGGTGAAGAAGCTGGACATTCTGTCCAACGATCTGATCATCAACATGCTCAAGTCGTCCTTCACCTCCTGTGTGCTGGTGTCGGAAGAGAATGACAAAGCCATCATCATAGAGCCAGAAACGAGG GGCAAATACATTGTGTGCTTTGATCCTTTGGATGGCTCCTCCAACATCGACTGTCTGGTCTCCATCGGTACAATCTTTGCCATCTACAGAAAG AACACAGATGATGAGCCATGTGAGAAGGACGCCCTGCAGCCTGGCAGGGACCTTGTGGCGGCAGGCTACGCCCTCTATGGCAGTGCCACCATGATGGTTATCTCCACGGGCCAGGGAGTCAACTGCTTCATGCTCGACCCA GCAATCGGTGAATTTATCCTGGTTGATCGGGATGTAAAGATCAAGAAGCGAGGAAAGATCTACAGCTTGAACGAAGGCTACGCAAATCAATTTGAGCCCGCTGTCACAGAATacctgcagaagaagaagtttcCTACG GATGGCAGTGAGCCTTATGGCGCCCGTTACATTGGTTCCATGGTGGCAGACGTCCACCGAACGCTGATGTATGGAGGAATCTTTTTATACCCAGGAAATGTGAAGAGCCCCCAGGGAAAG CTGCGGCTGCTGTACGAAGGCAACCCCATGGCCTTCATCATCGAGCAGGCGGGCGGCATGGCCTCCACCGGCCTGGAGAACATCCTGGACATCCAGCCTCATAGCATTCACCAGCGGGCCCCTGTGGCCCTGGGGTCTACTGAGGACGTCCTGGAGTACATCGCCATCTGCAAGAAGCATGCCAAGAAGTGA